Below is a genomic region from Brassica rapa cultivar Chiifu-401-42 chromosome A08, CAAS_Brap_v3.01, whole genome shotgun sequence.
CCAGTTAAGATGATGCTGCCACAGAAAAGCAACAAACATCAGACAACAACACAGCTCATTAATTCAATGGGGGGCAAAGTCAAAAAACTCATATTACCTTTGGTACAAAACAGGTTGCAAGTAAGAATGGCATGAGCTAACAGCTCGGACAATGCACTCTGCAATTCCCGCCTGATTCATCCCTGTCCAAAGTAGAGTAGCATCAACATCTATCTCTCCCGACAAAACCTTCATCACCTATATAATTAACGCGACACTCTTGGTGTTGAGAGAACAAACCTAGATCTGCAGGCTGGAATAACGTCTCAGGTACAAGAAAACGCTCATTTGTCAAGTCAATCTCCTgcaaccaaccaaccaaccatACAAGCTTCAGAACAAAAAATCCCTACAAGCACAGAGAGAAGAGAATGGGAATCTTTTCTTTTTacgtttttgttcatgtcagcCTTCTTCTTCTCAACGTCAACCTTATCCATGACAGTGTTAGCTCCTCCATCTGATAACCCTAAAGTAAGGAAGCTTTTGGCAGATTGAGGATCTTTGACATAACCTTTGGTATGTGTGACACCATCAGGAAGAACATACGTAGACTTTAGCACGTTCCCAGTACGCCGCTCCCTGTTAACAATCTCTATACATAAAATGACTGACGAAGATTGAAGAagatagaaagaaagaaagaaagaaaaaagaaggaaCCGAGCAAGGTTGAGATCACGGTGGAGGTCAAGAGAGACGAAGCAGAGCTTCTCTTTAGCATCATCCATCAAGAAAGTCTGATCCATCACATTTATGGATCGATAAGACACCAACTCCTTCAAGTAATTAGTGAAAGCTTTGCCTCCGAGATCGATCCTCTTGACGGCGTAGTTGAGCGTGAAGTTGTGGAGGACGGGGACGGCGTGAGTGAAGGAGAAGCCACAATCCACGACGAGGCTACACTGAGTCCGCGAGAGGATGGACCCTGGCTGGCGACTAGCCTCGTAGAGATGGACGAGTGACTGAGGATTAGCCAGGTAGAGGGACGAGAAGCCGAAATCCTCGAACACCAGCTCGTCGGTGGCGCGTTGGACGGAAGGGATGGAGAGTGGCGGCTCGGTGAGGAGGAGGGAGGAGGAGGTTGGGGTGATGCGGAGGAGTGAGCTGAAGAGGTGTGACCAGATGTCGCGTTGCAGGTCGGGGTTTATGAGGTAGCCTCGGTCGATGGGGCGCCGGACGGCGGCGGAGGTGAGGTCGATGTCGACGTCGAGGTCGGAGAGAGGAGGAGGATAGATGAATTTCTTGGAGGAGAGAGGCTTGAAGAGGCAGTTTGGGATGACGACGAGGGGGTCACGCTCGCCGCCTTGGCCGGCTTTGATGAGACCACCGCCGTTGTCTAGCACCACTATGTTGTTCGACATTTCGAGACGGCGGCgattgtttgtttcttgttcgATACTAGTTACTTGGTTTTGTTGCAGTAAACCATTAGTTGGTTTTCTAgtaaaccaatttaaattggTAACTTTACAGGTTTACTCTAACCGGAGAACGGACCACATATTGAGAGATTTTTTGTCTATAAGCAGCAACCCATTCGTGAGGACTGGGAATGTAATGCGAGTCTACAGTAGTCTCTTAAGCGTTGCGCTCATGTCaatgaaaaacaaagaaaacctTCCCCCTCGCTGCTATGTTCGAATTGCTCAAAACACTCAAGAGCAAGTTTGATTAATcagaaaaaggaaagaaagatcCAAACATGTCTGCCAAAAGTTTTGTAAAGCATTCACTTCAATGGAATCCAAAGCTAGCTTATGAGAATATGCCCCAATTGCCTTTCACCTAtcccttctctctcttctcctcccCTTGTCACTCCAACGATCGTCCCTCATCTCTTCATGgcgtctccttcttcttctctcttcatcTTCCCTACTCTCTCTTTCATTTCTTTCCCTCTGTTTCTTCTCCCTACTCACACCATCATC
It encodes:
- the LOC103832540 gene encoding actin-related protein 6 is translated as MSNNIVVLDNGGGLIKAGQGGERDPLVVIPNCLFKPLSSKKFIYPPPLSDLDVDIDLTSAAVRRPIDRGYLINPDLQRDIWSHLFSSLLRITPTSSSLLLTEPPLSIPSVQRATDELVFEDFGFSSLYLANPQSLVHLYEASRQPGSILSRTQCSLVVDCGFSFTHAVPVLHNFTLNYAVKRIDLGGKAFTNYLKELVSYRSINVMDQTFLMDDAKEKLCFVSLDLHRDLNLARERRTGNVLKSTYVLPDGVTHTKGYVKDPQSAKSFLTLGLSDGGANTVMDKVDVEKKKADMNKNEIDLTNERFLVPETLFQPADLGMNQAGIAECIVRAVSSCHSYLQPVLYQSIILTGGSTLFPQLKERLERELRPLVPDHFDVKITTQEDPILGVWRGGSLLASSPDFESMCVTKAEYEELGSARCRRRFFH